The Lates calcarifer isolate ASB-BC8 linkage group LG11, TLL_Latcal_v3, whole genome shotgun sequence genomic sequence GATCTTCGTGTCCTGTTGACTCATTTCtctaaaatgactaaaacacagaaaatatttcacctcatgcagattttattttgagaCTGTAAACTTGCTCAGGTGGACGTTTTAACAGTCGTCTGACTCTGTACTGATGCATTAACCCGACAAACCTCTGGCATCATTAAAGAGAGAGGAcgaagacagagagaacagggaGGATGAGTCCAGCGGCTGGACCGATGCTGGAGGAGCCCGAGACGGAGACAGAGACGAAGCCCGGCTGGTTAGTGGTGATCTGGCTTTTGATCCATCTCTCATACTTAGACACACGGGCGTAGACCAGTGGGTAATCAGGCTGGCCACAGCCTTTTCCAAAATTTGCCAGTCCAGCCTGGACCCACCTGGAGCCATTTTTATAGACCATCGGGCTTCCTGAGTCCCCCTGCACAGGTGAGACAGGACAGTGGTCAGTGGTGGTAGATCCCTTATAAACTCATCAACTAACCAATGAGCAGCTCGGTAAAATGACTGCttttgtgaatggagtctggtagtgatacaGGGACAGGTTGGTGCAGCCCTTAAAGGTAACGTATGGTAATAACTGTTTCTTTATTGCTAATGTGTCACAAGATTATAACAATAATGTTAGCATCCATccctgttagctagctaacgttagctagctgaCATTAGCACCTGCTGGAGTTGTAACTCATCAACAGCAACCATATCgtcatcttctctttcttgtcaCAAAGAAATCAGTAAAATGACAATGAATAGTTTTTTGGACTAAGAGAAGTTGGAGCTGGAAACATTATTTTCGGCGGCTGAGACGACAGGGTCGCTAAGAACTTTATGAATGTTCGCGCCCGGTTAATTACAAGTATCAACAGGACGcaggctgcagttcacttaaCGGCCACagggtttttgtgtttctccatACAGAAcctttggctgtgtgtgtgtgtgtgtgtgtgtgtgtgtgtgtgtgtgtgttatcagttGCTGGACGAGTGTTTtgcagacacactcacatagCAGGGGCCAATATCTCCCTGAGGGACACCAGCACAGATCATGTTGCTTGTGAATTCATTGGCGTAGAGCTTGCTGCACCGACTGTCGGACACGACGGGAACACTCGCCTGCCGCAGCATCTGATTGGCGGGAAGGGGAACTGACAAAGAGAAGAGACGTTAGTATTTACAGACCCTAACTTTAACCCTTAacctttaaaaagaaactgcTGAAAATACTTACTGTCTGGATGGATGTATCCCCACCCGGTGACCCAGCAGGTCGTGCCACCCCCGAAGACGCTGCCGTCCGCCGCCAGACACACAGGTCTGATGTAGTTGGTGAACTGAACTGGTGTGGACAGCTTCAGTAAGGCTACGTCGTAATCGAATCTCGAGGCCACGTAGTTCGGATGCCTGATGATCCGAGACACTGTCCGGTACACCTCGTTAGGATTCGAGCCTTGTTGTCTGTCACGTCCGAGGTGAACCTGCCAACCAGCAGTGATGGtgctgagaaaaacaacatgacgACATGTGAGTGACGATTTCTTGACTGGGATTGTGGATGTGAACCCTGGTCTCTGGCCCATCATCCCCCCCCAACCACCAACTGGTTCCTTCATTCATTCGAGGAAGGAACACATTGAGGAACTCCTGAACCTGGTCAACACGTCCTCTGAGGAGGGGGCAGAGTTCAAAGACTCTGTGCTCTGAAAGTTGCCCCCATCCTCTCTCAGACTACATCACCTCGGCTCCTGCAGCTCCAACTTGGAGCGTTGCTGAGGCTGGAGCCAGAAGCTCGGGTTGGACCATCGTGGTCCTCCACCACATTCATGTCCACTACTCCCCTGACTAactcttctctctgcttctactgcatgaatgttttattgtgttactGTATCATGTGATCAGACAGGTGAGGTGACGATGGATGTGTCAGAACTCACGTGGAGAAACAGTGAGCAGCCGTCAGGACCCACTCGTTGTTGATGAGCGATCCTGTACAAAGATATATGCCGTTCAGGTTCAGACTGGCCTGCCAGGGCCACGCCCCGGGAGCAGCACTCTCACCTCCTATGATCTTTGGGTTGAGCGGTGCGGTGCCACAAACTGGAAGGGAAACAGTTACCAGTCGGTCAGAGCTGTGGACTGTGTCTATCATTTTCTGGACAATGACGTCCATCTGATAGATAGACAGATTATCTGTGTGTTAGAAATACAACATCAAACTCACCATTTGACTGTGCGTTGTTTCCTGTGGGAgacacaataaatatttttagttgcccttggacagagccaggctagcagtttcctcctgtttccagtctttatgctaagctaacaagctgctggctatagcttcactggagaaaaaaaaatcagcagctcAGTAAAATTGAAGATGCcacttaaataaaagtatataTACAGAAGATCAGTGCTCCTGATACGTTTGTTTTACTGGTGGTGGTCTAGGGTGGAGCTGATTTTATCTTATTACTTTATTGTTGTTGGTCAGAACTGTTGGGTAGCTGAATCCAAAGCAGCATACTCTATACGTTCTtcatatgttttgtgtgtaaaatctgtcGGATAAATGTAGTAAAACCTGCAATATATTCAGTATAAAGTCacattaaaatggaaatgctCTTGctactgtcgcctagtgctgctcatggtgggaactgttgggtctctctttgtaaatataaagagtacggtctcgacctgctctgtatgaaaagtgcctggAGACAAACTTCTGTTGTAATTTAGTGctatattaattaaaaattgaCTTTgtaaaaaagtagaaatacttAACATTTCAGCTTGAAAAACTTTACGTTATTTCTAGTTGTTATTGTCGCTCCATTTCtgttgtaaataataaaaaaaacctttacagAATATTGAACAGAACTCACCTGTAACTGTGAAGGCCGACAGCACGACAGCACAGACCAACAGCTTCACCTCCATGCTGTGATATTCAGACTGAGTGTGGTGATGGACAGAGgagtaaagaagaagaaggtgtgTCAGTCTGAAGAGACTCAGGGTTTTTATACCTGCACTCACCTGAACCTGGTCTGAGAGATGGGACGGACGTTCATCGACCAATGACGCAAAAAACACTTCTAGCTCCTACACACACCCATAAGTCATCATAGGTCACTTTTGGGGAGATTACATAGAGTTATATCAGTTTCCTGGAGACTTACTGTAACAGTGACCTTAAGCACAGACCCACAAATCAGCTTTTTCACAAACTGGGGACACAGCATTTGTCAGTCATTTCAGGTTCAGAAATACCAGTCATCCTTTAATGGCAGCAATGTAGAagttgtttactgttgttttacagACGTATAGGTGGGCGTCATCAGCGTAATAATGGAGAAATGTGTGGTGAAATGATGACTTACACGTCCAAAGGGCAATggatatataataataaataaaggcTGATCCTGTTGGGACGTCACAGgacatgacagcagctgaagaactATTGGTGCGTTCTGTTTACATTGGAGGTTGGAAGTCAGAACTTCAACTCTGAGTTGGCCacgttccagttgagaagttggaaaaacatggacgctcacaaGAAACTCTCAGTGtctcaaaacaaatctgctccacctccatctcagaggaggagaaaagacgCTGAAGATATCTTTGTCTTTCAGCGTATTTCATTGCGTAAAACACGTTTTGATTATGTTTAGTTGGTACgttaccaaaacaaaaaactgccaaacaaactgctataaacagtaaaattagcagtGTTCACAACTAGTagtgagtagcagccatcttgaattcttatggGGTTTCTCTGACTTTGAGTTGAAAATCTGACTTCAGAGGGCGTTCCAGTTGAAACCTCCAACTACAAACTCAGATATTCTGACTTTCGAGTGCAACTGGAACACACCACTGAATTACCACCTTTCAGTCCGAGTGAACATTTGTACCAAATATGAGGAAACTCCCTCGAGGTGTAACTGAAATATTGTGTTCATGAGATTTGGATGAACAGACCTGAAAACATGATGCCGCTGGTCACAGCCGTTGCCAGGCGCCCATCGAGGGCAGTTTCCACCTTGGACCGACCCAGGTCCTGAGCTGCACTATCACTGCTTATCAGTCCATAAAAATCAATCCAGtccataaaatgttttatatgagTTCTCTGACTTTATTGCTGCTGTGCCAAGTCATTATGGCTGGTGAAGTTAAACTAATTGTAGATGGTGTAACACCAAAGCATATGATTTTATGAGTGTTACTCCCAAAGATTCCACTGTGGCCAAACCTTTGACCCAGATATGACACCTATCTCTTGATCTTATTGTGTGCGTCCAACCCTTTGCTCCATTTCTCTGACTGATGGTGGCACGACTCCCAACCAGCCTTTTATCTCCAGAAATTAATTACTTCTGTTTTATCAGTTTGGGACTCAACAACAAGAGATTGAATTTGATGAATAACTGCTCTTTAGGTGACTGATGAACTGTAATTTCtgtgattagattttggtcTGGATGATGTGAAttttaattagttat encodes the following:
- the LOC108878079 gene encoding serine protease 27 isoform X1, whose product is MEVKLLVCAVVLSAFTVTGNNAQSNVCGTAPLNPKIIGGESAAPGAWPWQASLNLNGIYLCTGSLINNEWVLTAAHCFSTTITAGWQVHLGRDRQQGSNPNEVYRTVSRIIRHPNYVASRFDYDVALLKLSTPVQFTNYIRPVCLAADGSVFGGGTTCWVTGWGYIHPDIPLPANQMLRQASVPVVSDSRCSKLYANEFTSNMICAGVPQGDIGPCYGDSGSPMVYKNGSRWVQAGLANFGKGCGQPDYPLVYARVSKYERWIKSQITTNQPGFVSVSVSGSSSIGPAAGLILPVLSVFVLSL
- the LOC108878079 gene encoding serine protease 27 isoform X2, whose translation is MEVKLLVCAVVLSAFTVTGNNAQSNVCGTAPLNPKIIGGESAAPGAWPWQASLNLNGIYLCTGSLINNEWVLTAAHCFSTTITAGWQVHLGRDRQQGSNPNEVYRTVSRIIRHPNYVASRFDYDVALLKLSTPVQFTNYIRPVCLAADGSVFGGGTTCWVTGWGYIHPDIPLPANQMLRQASVPVVSDSRCSKLYANEFTSNMICAGVPQGDIGPCYGDSGSPMVYKNGSRWVQAGLANFGKGCGQPDYPLVYARVSKYERWIKSQITTNQPGFVSVSVSGSSSIGPAAGLILPVLSVFVLSL